The following proteins are co-located in the bacterium genome:
- a CDS encoding muconolactone Delta-isomerase family protein, producing the protein MSDAAEYLVHIEVDWPPDGDPVRRDELMAAERARGRELVEAGVIRRLWRVPGQWANWGVWRADSPDELHAALASLPFFPWLDIQVIPLAGHPNDPG; encoded by the coding sequence ATGAGTGACGCAGCCGAGTACCTGGTCCACATCGAGGTCGACTGGCCGCCCGACGGCGACCCCGTCCGGCGTGACGAGCTCATGGCCGCCGAGCGGGCGCGCGGCCGGGAACTCGTCGAAGCGGGCGTCATCCGGCGGCTTTGGCGCGTCCCGGGCCAATGGGCCAACTGGGGCGTCTGGCGCGCCGACTCGCCCGACGAACTCCACGCCGCCCTGGCCTCACTGCCCTTCTTTCCCTGGCTCGACATCCAAGTCATTCCCCTCGCCGGTCACCCCAACGACCCGGGCTAG